One Gopherus evgoodei ecotype Sinaloan lineage chromosome 1, rGopEvg1_v1.p, whole genome shotgun sequence genomic window, ACTCTTAGAACCCATAAAAAGGCATAGgaaataataaatgaaaaatacACAGATAAAACTATATGTGAGTAAAGAGCATAGCAGCAGCAATTGAAAATACTTCCTATTGTGTTGTTTAAATTAATAACAAGATATTGTCACTTTTCTAactattttctttatattttctgTACCCAGCTGCATCAGCAACAAGGAGAAGAGATGCATTATGTGAACTGTATAAATAGTTCTGAATTATATTCCAGGAGACTTCTCCTATGTTGTAGTTGTTGTTAGTAGTAGTATTACCCTAAAAAGTAGGACCATATCATACCAAACAATTTATTGTAAAAGGCATTTCCGCTCTCCGGCATAAGCCAGATTGGAAGTTAGAGAGCTGCTCGTCTGTGTAAACCGGTAGCTTCATGATCAGTCAGTTCTGCTTCTATGTCACAATTTTGTTACAACACTCTATAACTTACATGATCTTTATAATTTTACTTCCAGGTAAAAATGAAGATGAACAGACAGTTGCAGAAATCATGAGAAGGCGTTTTTCTCCTGCTGTTGTAACTAACAGACCCTGGGAATGTTTTCACTTTGCTGGCCATGAGATAAAAATTACAGAAGCCACTGAATGTTACGGGGCAGTAGTCTGGCCATCGGTACAATATTTATGCAATATTattggttttttcccccctaaaaACTCTAGCCCTTTAAATTGTTTTgcatattttttgttgtttaatcCTGTAAAACCAAGGGAAATGTTCTGCATTTTCTTTGCCTCTTCTTTGCAACCCACAAATCTTTTATGTTAGAGCTGTGCAAGTGGGAGCCGTCCACACATCCACAGAATTAATCACGAACGTGCTGATGCACAGGGCTCCCTAGTCTCTCAGTTGAAGGACTAGATAAAGGGAAATAtatcatttttcagtttttgtgcTTTCAGCAACTTTTGGGTCAGTGCCCTCCCCCGCCTCCCCGTTTCCTTCTGAACCTGCTACAAGTGAAACAAGGGAAAACTATTTTGTTCTATCCTGGACCACTAAAAAGTGGTTTTCCTAAAAGTGATTACTCTTGCAAGGAGACCAGGAGAGCTGGCAACCATTACATCTGGTTTTCATGGGTAGCCAGGAATTTTCTACCACAAGTTGTCATCTGACATTTACCGGAACttggaaataatttttaatttctgCCCAAACCTGTCTTCAGATGAGGATTGGAAGTAGTGCTTTCTGCTTCACTAGTGAGTTGAAATATCATGTAGAATGCACTAGAACTATGTGGTTTACTGGCAGCCATTTTGTGGGTATAAGTTAGGGGAGTAAGGAGGGATATAGAAGGTTAAGAGGCTACTTGATTAATCTGTAAGTGCCTACATGGAGAGAAGACTCTGAAGAGTTCTTTAACCTGGCAGACAAAGCAATAACAAGAGCTAatatctggaagctgaagctagacaacttGAAAGGAGAAGTGAGGGGCAGATTTTTAACAGTAGTTAACTATTAAAGCTGcttaccaagggatgtggtggagtctctgtcacttgaaatctttaaatcaaaatgagatGCCTTTCTAAAATGTATGCTCTAAGTCAGCCAGAAGTTACTGGATTTCAGTCAGGAATTACTGGTGACATTCTAAGGTTTGTTTTCTGCTGGAAgccacactagatgatcacaggcattccttctggccttcatATCTGTGAATCTATATCCAGGGTTATTGTGGCATATTTCTGCAGCTTATATAACTCAAAGGCGATTGCAAGCCTTGGTCCCTTCAGGAGAGGGATTGTCTTTAGGGGTATGTCTTGTACAGTGCCAAAGCATGAGGTAGGCTCTTAACAAATAATGATTAGTAATGGCTTCCTCCAACCAGTTTGGAGAGAGGGAAGCTTCTTTGGGATACATATACATCAGCTTTGTGTTAATTTATGCATGTCCAAGGCATTCTACAAATGTGATCTCTTTCCCCCTCTTCGGCCCCCATAGGCTAGGGATCAACATAGTAAACAGAAACTAATGTAGATCTTGAGAGAACATTTTCAGTAAGGATGTAAGAACAACTGAAATAATTCTTTTGAAAAGTCTCAGCAACACACATGGGAATCATATCCCAAAACTGTTATGTTAAAGGGCATTTACGGTCCAACAGAAAACTCACAAAaccactgcttcccctccctctgctggGGGTGAAGTAAATCTCAGTCTGCCTGCAATCATTTCTGGGTTGGTTCACCTGGTCCCAACGAAACATCTCCTCTTCATTCTGATGAACCACTACGCTCCCATTATTCTCATTTTGTGCATTTGAGGCACAGGAGTCAGACGTGGGTGGTGTTCCCAGCCCTACTGCAAACTTGTGCTGTGaggttgggcaagtcacttcagcaaTCTGTGCTTCAGGATCCTCATGCCCCCTCACAACGGGGGTGACAGTACTTCTTTATCTCACACAGGGAGGTGGGGAGATGTTGGACAAAAATGCATGatgtttgtgaagtgttttgagaaTCTGGAATGGAAGGAGCTATTTAAGTGCAAGGTGGTATTATTCAGATGGCTGTGATTGGAAAAATAATGCTGTTCCAGAAATTAGGCAGCAGAAGGCGCTGTTGAGGGAAAATATATAATCTCTGCATCAGGTAATGGATAAAGGATGATCTTTTATTACAAGAGAGAGCCAAGATAAAAATGTGCCTTATTACTGTGCAGTTGGACTTATTCCGCTTAGATAGATGTGAAataaattacatatttttttgACTCTTTAAAAAAGCTATTTTTCTTGTAATTCATATTCAGAAAGGTCAGTACTCCATATAGCTATGGATTTTTGTGTGCATAGAGTggtatttcttttttgttttgttcaatatGTTCTTGTGTTTTCCCTGGCAGGCTCTTGTTCTATGTCACTTTTTGGAAACAAATGCTAAACAATACAGTCTGGTTGATAAAAGTGTAATTGAAATTGGAGCTGGAACAGGGCTGGTCTCCATAGTAGCCACTTTACTTGGTAAGTGCTGGCTGTTGCTTTGCTGGGTTTGGAAACTTCATTAAGATGAATATTGATGACTATTGGAGCATACAGTAAGTTGTTCAGTTCCTTTAAAATGTTGTTGAAAATCAAGGAAGAAACACTGAATTCTTTGGGGTTTTCAGCCAACTTGAAAGCCAGTTCTGCTTTTATCTCCATAAAATTACTTGCCATCACTTTAGAATGCCTTGTGGGAGGGTACAGTAAGGTGTGGCTGCCATCCAGTATTAAACAGAGGATAGAAATTAGGTGCTCTGAGAACTAGGGTTCCTACTAGACCAGGAAGTCAGAGGCATATAGAAGAGGCTGGATTCAGACACAACCTCTCATAAGAGCAGTTTATCTTCTGACTATTATAAGCCCTTCTTGGTTTCCCAAGTCACTTCCGTTTTCAAAtttgtaacctgttctttcagAAACATATCCTTCAGCTCGCTGTCCCGGCATTGGCCATTCTGTCTTCTTTCCTGACAGCCTGTTCTTTACCAACAGTAATTGGAATCACTAACCACTGCAGTGTAACCAAGGACGCAATTTAGCTTGCAATGTCTTTTTTTATTACTGTATGGGAAGAAAAGAATCCAGGGGATTCTCATATCCCAGGCTGACTTTGCAGGGTTGTAGTTagaaacccctccccccaaatcttttttgacTTGTATATCAAGCAGATTTGATATAAAGACCCCATAAAGGTGGATCCCCAGGATATCATTTTGACCTTGCAGAGCAGGACCatattttaatgaatatttttgGTGTGAAAACCTAATATACATTTCTAGTGTAATGAAACGCATAGGAGGCTTTTTACAGGTATATTGTACATATATATGGGAGAGACCTGGAAAAGCAATTGTTTGTGCAGTAGGTTTTGTGTCCAGATTACTTCTTAATACTTCATGGTTTAATCCGTGGTTGTTTTTTGTCATAGGTGCACATGTGACTGCCACAGATCTGCCTGAAGTGCTAGGAAACCTTCAGTACAATATTCTCAAAAATACCAAAATGAAATGTAAGCATCAGCCCCAGGTTAAAGAACTCTCCTGGGGAGTTGATTTAGAGAAGAACTTTCCCAAGTCTTTGTGTCAGTTTGACTACATCATGGCTGCTGATGTTGTGTACTACCATCCCTTCCTGGAGGAGCTGCTTCTTACCTTCCATCATTTGTGTCAGGACAACACTATTATTCTCTGGGCCATGAGATTCAGGCCGGACACACAGAACCAATTTATGAGCAGATTTCAGGAATTGTTTGACCTGGAGGTAATTTCCAGTTTCCCCAGTTTAAACATAACATTGTATAAGGCAATGAGAAGAGGCAAGAAGATGATGTGATTTCCAACTTGAGTattagaaagtgtgtgtgtggagtttgAGTTTCTTTATAGGTTCCATGTTAACACTTGATGACACCTGTAGATTATGTGCTTTTTAGGGTTAAATCAATGTCATGtcataaacaaaatataaaacttcTTATATGCTTGAAAAGATAttctaaattaaattttcatctaCTAGTACATGTCGGGGAACATCTTGTTGGCATTTTCTGAACTTTAGGTGCTAAACTGTGAAACACTAATATTTTTCACAAGTTGTATGGATCATATCTCCACTATGCTGTAGTATTGCTGCCAACAACATTCCATTGCAGCTTATAATAGTGACTGATAAGATCAGATGACTACACACAATGTAAGATTataatctatttaaaattaaagttgtGGTATTAAATGGCACTCTGGTGTTTCCACACTGCCAGCCATACTGTTCAAAGTCATGTTCTTTTAATAACTCCCACAGGACAATGAACCAGCCTGGACAGAGTATGGGAATATATATTGTAGTGAATAGTTCCATGGCAACCATTCCGTGACATCTCAGATGTGAGTTCCATGCAGGTGGCATGCCTTTTGGGGTGTCAGGGCAGCAGATGGATGCCTCTGTCCCCTTcagaagaaagtcccttcccaccaccaccactctttGCCTTCTCTTATGCATGGTGATTATGAGCCTCACAGCCTTGGGGCAAGTGGCTCTTCTTCCTCATGTTATAAACTTTAACAAGTGGTCTTGTGTAAGAGTAGTGCAGAATACTACcaattccctttaaaaaaatttctcaAATCTTTGGAGCTTTGCCCCTCTCAAAATAGACAACTGTGGACCTCTAGCTCTGAGGGCACAACAATAAGAACAATTGCCCTCAAGAAAATGTTTTGCATCACTGCCTCTTTGTGGTAGCTTGAGATCAAAATGATTTAATTTGCATGCTTAGTTATGGGCAGATCATAGAAAAAGTTGCTTAGCATATTTGGATAGGTCTGCTGtgactgtctgtctgtatccctGTGTTCACCTTTTTACAAAACTATaatgcattttgtacaaaatatgccatgTGAAGtgtcatttgaaaattcataatttactgatcattattgtcctggtaaaccgtgtgtggcaacattgtatgtaaagttataagactctactgcaggggtcggcaacctctggcacatggctcaccagagtaagcaccctggtgggccaggccagtttgtttacctgctgtgtcggcaggttcggctgatcatggctcccactggctgcaattcaccactccaggccaagaGGGGcggcaggccaagggatgtgctggccgctgcttcccacagcccccattggcctggagcggtggactgtggccagtaggagctgcgattggttgaacctgtggatgcagcaggtaaataaactggcccggcccaccagggtgcttaccttggcgagctgtgtgccagaggttgctgactcctgctctaCTGTATGAGATTTTTGAGATGTATTCCAACTCTGCAAAAGCAGACACAAACCAGTTCCCcaaaaacaaaaggcaaactgatgcctcagccaagTATCAACAAAATCACATGGACTATCACCTGGTTAAGCTGCTGTTCTTTGGTAGGAAAAAGAGTGTGAGTAAGAAATTTAAATCTTGGCAAATAAACAGCTGGAGGGTCTCATCTCCTCAGAccttctgtctcctgaacctcagctggagataattttcaaaataaaagagaACCATAAGAAAGGGGAACAGATGCCTCAAAatactcctccctttctctctacccATGACATCAACAACACCTGAAAGACGAGGAAAGTAACACTGAACCGGGGAGAGGGATTAGGTGGAAGAATCCTGGCCAACTGAAATCCAGACAGTAAGACTGTTCAAACATGTGGTGAGAGAgccctttgctttgaattcatttggcttaagttagatattaattgcgttttaccttttattttcttgtaaccaactCTGActcttatgcctcattacttgtaatcacttaaaatctgtttttctgtagttaataaacttgttttatctaaaccagtgtgcttggattgaagtgtttggaaaactccatttgagataacaaaaTTTGTGCATATCACTTTCTATGAATGAAATGATGgatttatatgagcttgtattgtccaggagggtgCCAGGCAGTAATAAGACACACATTTCCGGAGGAAAGTCTTGGACTGGGAGTTTGCTGATGTTGCCCTGCAGAGTAATTCATGGGTGGCTGGCTGTAGCATTTCTACAatatagctgggagtgatttacattcTGGAGGCTGTGAGAGAGCAGACCAGGAGGAGTtactctcacagcaaagcagtggaaAAGGCACCCTAGagtggagaactgaggggacacagctgtccatcaatcaagattgtaccctgggtaactTCACTCCCACAAAATAATTGTTCTTTAATTGTAATAGATTTCTGTATGTGATGACCACACAACTTGGTTTGGAACTGACCAGAGAATTTTGTTTTACTGAGGTTTATATGGATTCTTTGGATACTTCTAAATTTCCTGAATCACTTAATAAGTAAGTAGGAGATCTTCAGCTCAATTCCAGCCCAACTGTGCAGAAAGGCAAACCCAGCTGCTTGTGCTGGGGTCCACGCATAGAGTTACCATCATTTAGAAAAGTTTTGTCAAGGACAATTGTTCAAATAATCTGGGGTCTTGGGGGCTGATAGGCCCCCACTTTACATGGTCTTTCTGTGTTCATTTGTGTGAATTATAGCACTTGTTTATGCTGATTTACAAAATGCATTAATCATCACAACTCCAGGGTCAAACTggaaaaataagacagaaaaatgaAGCAATGTATCTAAGACCAGTGAGTGACAAAACCATGCATTTGAATGTAAGGATTCCTCTTCTCAGTCCTGCACTTCTCAGACTATTTAGCTTTCATTCTTCCAGTGGTTAGGGAGCACAATGGCTCTGGACAGAGGGGCCAGCTTAGCTGCAGGAGGCAGCAAGAAGGGACCTTGTGGTGATCCTAGAGTTATCTGTGGCTTCTAGCACAGCCCAAGTGGGATGGGAAATGTAGAGAGAGTGGACCATGATCTCTTCtcgctgttttttaaaatctggttgCAGATATGGCAAAAGCCAGCGTTGGATGTTAGGTGGGGATGAAAATTAATAATTGAgaatttttaggaaaaaaatcaatgacaAACTTTCCACCCTAGTGGATCTGTTTTTGTTTCCAAAACTCTCTTCACAACGAAAAAagggatacttttttttttttttaaagaaagcagagTCCCTCTGCCATTTCTAGATTCCCTGAATCATAGGGGCTTGTGGCTGTGAACCTGGCACCCCAAAGGTCATTTGTACATAGGAACACGTAATAGATATATGAATAGTGCTGGCTCTTAACATGTAATTAACAACAAGGCCAAACCCAAAactggaaatttttttaaaaggggaaatgaACTCCAAAATATGTCAAGGAAATATGGCTGGTTGtctgaaagaagaaaacagaaaccttctgtgttacaaagaagcaataaaaaatgcagctgcttttcagtggctgTTATAGTGATTAGTTCTTCAGCTAAGGCCCAGTTCTTCAGGCTGTTCACATACTGGGCTCCCTTTGAAGTTAACAGGATTGGGTCCATAAGGTGAACTGTTTATTAACATTACTCTGTTCTTTCACACCTCTGTTTAGCATAGTTGTATGAAACTTCCTGGGAAAGCTTTAGTGACTATCTGTTCTATTGTGCCTGTGACCTTTTTATACGTGAAAGCCCTAACTGCGAGGAATTGCTACAGAGGCTGCAGTGAGATTGTTGGCTACGAGGAGAAGGCTATCCAGATTGGGAGGTACTGTATAGAACAGTTAGCTGGTTTTCCACATAATTTTTCTTTGTGTGCTAATCTAACAGTTATTTCACAAACAACAATATCTGTAAAGTAATGTGACCACATTTGTTAGAATTTCCTTGTCTCAAATATCTTGCATTTGAATCTTAAACTTTAATGTGTTTCATCCATTTAATTTTATCTAGTATTTATACAAACTTTACAGCAATGTTCTTTCATTCATTGCGTATCATAGTGTCTAGAGAGTTCTATTTACAATTttttacttttcactattaaatgttAAAGTAACAAATTTCCTCATCTTTATATGGTTTTCATATGCTCCTATTGAAAATTTTCCTCTTACTGTCATACAGGTTGTGTGTCTGAATTATTACCCTACATTTTCCATGTTCATGCGACTAGATCAGGCTTTTGTCTTTAAAAGGCGCAAAAGGAAATGCGGCTGCTGCTGAGCATTTAAAAGAATTCAACTGGAGTGTAGTTCTTTTGGCAGCACCAATATAGTGGAGAGGTGTGGCCTAAAGAATACAACTGCCAAGAAATTTTCAAATAATTGCACCTTGATGCACATGGTTGCTGGGTAGCAAATAGCTTGTACCAGATTTTTGCACCTCTATTAGTCAGTATAAGGTTAACAGCACTCACCCAAGTTGCATTGTTTGGCCTCATCAACCTTTCTTTGTACTGTGGAGAAGCTGGAGACATATTGACTGTCACTAGGCTGAGGAATGTAAGTGAGTAAGTTGGAGGGGTCCTGATGTTTATAAACACGTGGGTTAACCTGAGGTACGGAAGAGCGAGGGGTCTTTAGGAAgaggtggtgtcataaacagataagaaaagttaatagcacagaagtactttatatctctttgactgtaaagggttaacaagttcagtaagcctggctgtcacctgaccagaggaccaatcaggacaggatactttcaaatcttgagggagggaagtttttgtgctgtgctgttagttttggttgttgttcactctgggggctcagagggatcagatgtgcaaccaggtttctctccaatctctcgaatacaggctcttataagttcagacttgtgagtactaggtagataaagcaagttaggcttatggttgttttctttatttgcaaatgtgtatttggttggaagaagttcaaatgtgtatttggctgaaatgagttcaaattggtattttgctgaaaagattttaatttgtacttgtatacttaggctgggagggtgttcccagtgtctatagctgaaaggccctgtacctattccattttttttaaatttacaaagataatttttactgttttttctctctttaattaaaagcttcttgtttaagaacttgattgttttttttattctggtgagaccccaggggactgggtctggattcaccagggaattggtggggagaaaggagggaagggggagagagaggctaatttccctctgtgtcaggattactttctctctcaggaagagtctgggagggggacagagaaggagggaagaaggtgaattgtcctctctgttttgtgattcaaggagtttgaatcacagtgatcttccagggtaacccagggaggggaagcctgcgagaggcaacggtaagggaaagggtttactttccttgtgttaagatccagagggtctgggtcttgggggtccccgggccacgttttgggggaaccagagtgtaccaggcactggaattcctggttggtggcagcgctacgggtactaagctggtaattgagcttagaggaattcatgctggtaccccatcttttggacgctaaggttcagagtggggaattgtaccatgacaggtgGCTTTTTACAGGTACCATGGATAACATGAGACTTAGAGACTTTCCTTTCCTCAGTTTTTTGTCCTGAGATGCAGGCTTTTGGGAGATTTCTCAGGCCCTCAGGAATGCCTTCACAATTATGGGAATCTTAGGCTGGTCATGGCCATCAGTGCTACAGTGGTGGCAATCATGGAGTGACCTCAGATAGTTTAGAAAAGGAAGAGAGATGTGTCCAGGCAAGACATC contains:
- the LOC115654262 gene encoding protein-lysine methyltransferase METTL21E-like, whose translation is MPSGGGLLVVCNRTFSVSIWDYLSSLKGKIQWINLFISPPLLEGQEKRFSIISHEMDMIPSQCNHLISAELTRKPEYKEGKNEDEQTVAEIMRRRFSPAVVTNRPWECFHFAGHEIKITEATECYGAVVWPSALVLCHFLETNAKQYSLVDKSVIEIGAGTGLVSIVATLLGAHVTATDLPEVLGNLQYNILKNTKMKCKHQPQVKELSWGVDLEKNFPKSLCQFDYIMAADVVYYHPFLEELLLTFHHLCQDNTIILWAMRFRPDTQNQFMSRFQELFDLEVISSFPSLNITLYKAMRRGKKMM